The Juglans microcarpa x Juglans regia isolate MS1-56 chromosome 2S, Jm3101_v1.0, whole genome shotgun sequence genome has a window encoding:
- the LOC121253292 gene encoding aldehyde oxidase GLOX1-like produces the protein MAALRLLSLLIMLPLFLAISDHPSSGGGPLKVHRKLREPKRPGIPIPNPLTGRSSSTSTHDHFASPAQENPASPETAFKGLWELFSKDSGANAMHINILPNNKVIMYDATAFHSSTIKLPNGECIPYKDERSGAELQDCWSHAVEFDIDTAKIRPLKVEWDPWCSSGALAADGTFVGTGGWLDGAKTVRYMRPCLDCDWKEYPTALADLRWYATQARLANGSFILVGGRRSFSYEYIPREGDSNSKAINFPFLNETTDLDENNLYPFVHLSTDGNVFIFANHRSVLLNPQTNTIVREFPVLDGGSRNYPASGMSALLPIKLHVQNPELILVEVIVCGGAKPEAYALSQKGNFTQALQDCNRLQITNPDAKWIKETMPSSRVMGDMLNLPNGDLLILNGAKIGTAAWYSADDPNLTPVLYSPDKPQDQRFMELAPTTIPRMYHSASALLPDGKVLVGGSNPNAGYNFTAKYPTEMRIEKFSPPYLDPALAIKRPEILVESSEASLLYGKMFSVQFKSNEALVTKEDIMVTMYAPPFTTHGYSMNQRLLQLVDVDVLQVSGGSHQVNVTAPPTGVVAPPGFYLLFVVHRGLPSKGMWVQIK, from the exons ATGGCGGCCTTGCGACTTCTATCCCTCTTGATCATGCTCCCTCTGTTTCTTGCAATTTCCGACCACCCTTCATCTGGAGGAGGACCCCTGAAGGTTCATAGAAAGTTGAGGGAGCCAAAGCGTCCTGGAATCCCAATACCAAACCCTTTAACAGGAAGATCATCCAGTACTAGTACTCATGATCACTTTGCATCTCCTGCTCAGGAAAATCCTGCTTCTCCCGAGACAGCTTTCAAAGGGTTGTGGGAGCTGTTTTCTAAAGACTCGGGCGCCAACGCCATGCACATAAATATACTTCCCAACAATAAGGTTATAATGTACGATGCCACTGCATTCCACAGCTCAACGATTAAATTGCCCAACGGAGAATGCATTCCCTATAAGGACGAAAGAAGTGGCGCTGAGTTACAAGATTGCTGGTCTCATGCAGTTGAGTTTGATATTGACACAGCAAAAATAAGACCACTCAAG GTTGAGTGGGATCCATGGTGCTCATCAGGAGCGCTTGCAGCCGATGGTACCTTTGTTGGGACTGGTGGTTGGTTAGATGGAGCAAAAACTGTTAGATACATGCGTCCCTGCCTCGACTGTGATTGGAAAGAATACCCAACTGCACTGGCAGATCTAAGatg GTACGCAACACAAGCTAGACTGGCCAACGGCAGTTTCATTCTTGTAGGAGGCCGAAGGTCATTCAGCTACGAGTACATTCCGCGGGAAGGAGATTCCAATAGCAAAGCCAtcaattttccttttctcaATGAAACCACTGATTTGGATGAGAACAATCTCTACCCTTTCGTCCACCTTTCCACCGATGGAAATGTCTTCATCTTCGCCAACCATCGCTCGGTTCTCCTCAACCCACAGACCAACACGATTGTTCGCGAGTTCCCCGTCTTGGATGGCGGCTCCCGCAACTACCCGGCGTCCGGGATGTCCGCTCTCCTCCCTATAAAACTCCATGTCCAAAACCCTGAGCTCATCCTGGTCGAGGTTATCGTTTGCGGTGGTGCGAAGCCCGAGGCCTATGCTTTGTCTCAAAAGGGAAACTTCACGCAAGCACTTCAAGACTGCAACAGGCTTCAGATCACAAATCCTGATGCCAAGTGGATTAAAGAAACCATGCCTTCAAGTCGTGTCATGGGCGACATGCTGAATCTCCCCAACGGAGACCTTCTGATTCTCAATGGTGCAAAGATTGGTACGGCGGCTTGGTACTCCGCAGACGATCCGAACCTTACTCCAGTACTTTACAGTCCCGACAAGCCGCAAGACCAAAGATTTATGGAGCTTGCGCCCACTACAATTCCCCGAATGTACCATTCAGCCTCGGCTCTGCTTCCGGATGGGAAAGTTTTAGTAGGAGGTAGCAATCCCAATGCGGGTTATAATTTCACAGCCAAGTACCCAACTGAGATGAGGATAGAGAAATTCTCGCCGCCATACTTGGACCCTGCATTGGCTATAAAGAGGCCGGAGATCTTGGTCGAGTCCTCGGAAGCATCTTTGTTGTATGGAAAAATGTTCTCGGTGCAATTTAAGAGTAATGAAGCGCTGGTGACTAAGGAAGACATCATGGTGACCATGTATGCACCACCTTTTACAACGCACGGCTATTCCATGAATCAAAGACTGCTTCAGCTGGTCGATGTTGATGTGCTCCAGGTTTCTGGTGGTAGCCACCAAGTTAACGTCACAGCGCCGCCTACAGGGGTGGTTGCTCCTCCGGGGTTCTACCTACTCTTTGTGGTCCATCGTGGGTTGCCGAGCAAGGGAATGTGGGTGCAAATCAAGTAG